ACACAGATGCGTTGTCGAAGCGGTGCAGGTACTCGTCTATGAGCTGATTGCGCCTCGAGGTCACTCGTGGCTCTCCTCACTGTCCAGGAGGTTGTCAACGGCGGTTTTGAAAGGCCCCCACTCACCAGCGAACTCATCCAGCGCTCGTCGCCCCGTCGCGGTCAGCGTGTAGTAGCGGCGTGGAGGACCTGAGTCGGATTCCTTCCAGACCGTGTTGACCCACCCCTCCTTCCGAAGCCGCGAGAGCAGCGGATAAATGGTGCCTTCACTGGTCACGAGTCCGTGGGCGTCGCACAGTTCCCGCACCAGTTCGAAGGCGTACCTCTCGCCGTCACGCAGCAGCGCCAGGACGCAGAACTGCAGGATTCCCCGACGAAGTTGACTCACTCCGGAATGCGCTCCACCCGGCAGTACCATGCCTAAC
This region of Streptomyces caelestis genomic DNA includes:
- a CDS encoding PadR family transcriptional regulator, translated to MVLPGGAHSGVSQLRRGILQFCVLALLRDGERYAFELVRELCDAHGLVTSEGTIYPLLSRLRKEGWVNTVWKESDSGPPRRYYTLTATGRRALDEFAGEWGPFKTAVDNLLDSEESHE